The Triticum aestivum cultivar Chinese Spring chromosome 7B, IWGSC CS RefSeq v2.1, whole genome shotgun sequence genome window below encodes:
- the LOC123162532 gene encoding probable apyrase 3, whose amino-acid sequence MASQVGLIDSDAPSGTSTPAAFRAVAQKLCRMSLKEVKVKYPKVRDVPTFAWTSSINTPCSSMGSVWSPPRILHSWRR is encoded by the exons ATGGCCTCgcag GTTGGCCTCATCGACAGCGATGCTCCAAGCGGGACATCCACCCCAGCGGCTTTCAGAGCCGTTGCCCAGAAGTTATGTAGAATGAGCTTGAAAGAAGTGAAGGTTAAGTACCCCAAGGTCCGTGACGTCCCTACGTTTGCATGGACCTCATCTATCAATACTCCTTGCTCGTCGATGGGTTCG GTTTGGAGCCCACCAAGAATATTACACTCGTGGAGAAGGTGA